TGTGTGATCCGCTGCGCTGTTGTTCCATGGACCGTGAGCGAAAGAGAGTCCTCGAATCGAGACATCTCGGTCGAAGATGGCGTCGTGTCTCGAACTGCTTCATCGCTGCACCGCCACTATTTTTCACGTGTTGGTGACTCCGATAACGTCCACGTCGACGAGTTGGTGAATCTCCGGCTTATCGAAGTCAGCCGCATCGGCAGTGACAAAGGTCCCGCTGTTGGCTCGTGCGATTGCCGCGTGCAGGAGATCGGCAGCGTCCAGCGAGACCCCTTGCTTGGCGAGCAGTCGCGACAACTCCGCGGCCTCCTCGGCGACGTCAAGCGTGAGCGGAGCGACTTCCTGGAACGCCCATTCGAGATACTGCCGCTCGCGCCGCCGTCGGCTCCGGGAATCGAAGAAATCGAGATACTCCCACGCGACCGTCGCCGGGATAGCCCAGCTATCGCCGCTGTTCGCTCTGAGATACGCCGCGACGGCCGGATCCGGCGGGTCGTCGGTAGCTTTCCGAAGAACGCTGTTGTCGAGGTACAACATCTCAGTCTCGGTTCGGGTCATTTGCGAGCGATTCCGACAGCTCCTCGTTCTTTCGTTTCATGTGCTCGTCGATGCCCGCTCCTGCTCGTCCCAGGAGATGCTCTACGTCCGCCTCCGTCCGGTCGACGACGATCCGATCGAGTAACTCGTCGAACGTCTCGTCGTCGCGCTTCACCGCCTCGAGTTTTCGTTTCGTCTTCTCAGAGATCCGAATAGACGTGCTCATGCGAATACATTGTATGCAGACACACAAAATCCTTGTCCTGATACTGGTGGCTATAAGTTCGTAAAGATATCTGGCACGACGACGTGCCAGATCATTTCGAAATGTTATAGCCACCAGTATGAGTCCCTATTCGATATTTTCACCGTGATAGGACCCCTCGTAGGTCCCCTCGTGGTCAGCCTCAGCGAGAACCAGTTGGGCGATGCGCGCGCCGGCTTCGAGTTCGATATCATGATAGACCTCCAGCAGCCCCTCACCGCGGCCCACGTAGCCCGCATCCCAGACCGCCGTGTCCAGCATGCAGGAGTTGCGCAACAGCGACGACCGCGGGTACAGAAAGCCGATGTGATCCTCGGGAATCCGAATCAGATCTGCGTAGCGCACGACGTACCCGCCGGGCGGGAGGTGGTAGACGCCGTCGTCAGCGTCGATCTCCTCGCGGTCGCCGATCTCCTTGCCGTCGGTCCCGATCCGGCCGGGCGAGACCTGCTCGAAGACCGCATCGAGCGTCAGATCGACGCCGTTGGGCTGGACCTGCTCGGGCGCGACGCTGTCGAGGTGCTCGGCCACGAAACGGCCACTCCTGAACATACCCGGACGGGCGGCCACCGGCGACTAAACGACTCCGGTTTCCCGGTCGTCTCTGTCGATCCGCTCGCCGGTCTGTGGCCGCGCCGTCGCGGCCGTTCCTTCCCCGACCTTCATCGTCGATTCGTATCAATTATCGAAACCGCAAGACGGCAAGCAGGCAGTTTTCGCGTTAACACGCGGGATTTATGTCGATCCGCGGCGGACTCTGTGACGCTATGGGACAGACGCTCACGGAGAAGATCCTCTCCGATCACCTCGTCGAGGGCGAACTCGAGCCCGGCGAGGAGATCGGGATCGAGATCGATCAGGTCCTCACACAGGACACGACGGGCACGCTGGTGTGGCTGCAGTTCGAGGCGCTGGACCTTGACGAAGTCCAGACGGAACTGGCCGCACAGTACTGCGACCACCAGACGTATCAGTTTGACTTCAAAAACACGGACGACCACCGCTTCCTGCGGTCGGCGGCCGGCAAGTTCGGCGCGCACTTCTCGCGGCCGGGCAACGGGATCTGTCACAACGTCCACAAGGAGAACTTCGCCGCGCCGGGCAAGACGATGCTCGGCAGCGATTCGCACACGCCGACGCCCGGCGGACTGGGCGAGCTGGCGATCGGCGCCGGCGGGCTGGACGTCTCCGTCGCGATGGGCGGCGGGGCCTACTACATCGACATGCCCGAAATCGTCAACGTCCGCCTGGAGGGCGAGTTGCCCGAGTGGGCGACCGCAAAGGACGTCATCCTCGAGCTGTTGCGCCGCCTGTCGGTCAAGGGCGGCGTCGGCAAGGTACTTGAGTACACCGGCCCCGGCGTCGAGACGCTGTCGGTCCCCGAGCGGACGACGATCACCAACATGGGGACAGAACTCGGGGCGACGACCTCGATCTTCCCGACCGACGAGAAGACCAGAGACTACCTCGAACGACTCGGTCGCGGCGAGGACTACGAGGAGATCGGGCCCGATGAAGACGCCGAGTACGACGACGAAATCGTCGTCGACCTCTCGGAGCTGGAGCCGCTCATCGCCGAGCCTTCGATGCCGGACAACGTCGTTCCCGTCCGGGAAGCCGCCGGACAGGACGTCGAACAGGTCATCATCGGCTCGTGTACCAACGGCGGCTACGAGGACATCCTCCCGGCCGCAAAGATGCTCGAGGACCGCGAGGTCAACAAGACCACGGAGATGATCGTCGCGCCCGGTTCGAAGCAGGCAAGCGAGATGCTCGCCCGCGACGGGTGGGCCTCCGAGCTGATGGCCGCCGGCGTCAACTTCTCGGAGTCGACCTGCGGTGCCTGCATCGGGATCGGCCACGTTCCGGCCTCCGATTCGGTGAGCCTGCGGACGTTCAACCGCAACTTCGAGGGCCGTTCGGGCCTGGAGGACGACAACGTCTACCTCTGCTCGCCGGAGGTCGCCGCCGCGGCCGCGATCAAAGGCGAGATCGTCGACCCCCGGGATCTGGCCGACGAACTCGGCGATCTGGAAGCGCCGGGCTTCGAGATGCCGGACGTCTACGACGGCTCGAAGGCCGACCTGATCGCGCCCGACGAGGCGGTCGACGACGAACTCGTGAAGGGGCCGAACATCGGCGGCGTGCCGCTGAAAGACCCCCTCGACGCACACCTCGAGGGGCCGGCGCTGCTGAAGATGGACGACAACATCACGACCGACCATATCATCCCGGCCACCCAGGACATCCTGATGTACCGGTCGAACATCCCCAAGCTCTCGGAGTTCACCCTCTCGCGGGTCGACGAGAGCTTCGCCGACCGCGCCCTGGAGAGCGACGGCGGCTTCCTCGTCGCCGGCGAGAACTACGGGCAGGGCTCCTCGCGCGAACACGCGGCGCTATGCCCGATGTACCTCGGTGTCGAGGGCGTGCTCGCACAGAGTTTCGCCCGCATCCACAAGGCGAACCTGTTCAACTTCGGGCTGCTCCCACTGGAGATCGACGAGGACACCTACCAGAAGATCGAGCAAGGCGACGATATCGAGATCGTCGATAACGTCGACGAGGCCGTCCGATCCGGACAGGAGGCGTTCACGATCCGGGTCAACGACGAGTGGGAAGCGACCGGCTACCTCGACGCCTCCGAACGCGAGCGTGAGATCCTCGCCGACGGTGGTAAGCTCCCCCACACGAAAAAGCAGTACGAGCAGGACAGCTCCGGCGCGCCCGCCGACGACTAGGGCGGCGTCGATGTCGGCGATACGGATTTTTGTACGTCGTTGCGTTCCAGACGTGAGAACACGGTACTGGATCGGTACCACGTGACATGATACTGTGTTCTTCCCGGAAGGGTAGGCCATATAAGCGACCGTGACCTATATGGAGGTGACTACCAGCGCGGGCGACCGACCGCGACCGCCGACTCCCCCCACAACTATGACCAGTCGCGTATACCGACTCCATTCGACACTCGAACTGCCACTCGAAGACGTCTATTCGTACTTCGAGGAGCCGGATCTCCCCGAGGAGATCGAAGACGTAGAGATCACCAGACGAAACAACACGCTCATTTTGAGCGCCGTCGCCACCGACAGCAGCATCAGCAAGTACACCCCGACGGCACAGCTGAAAGCAAGCGTCACCGAAAACCGGGTCTACGAGGAGGACCCTGAAGAGATGGACGGCGGCCCGCCGTCGCGGAGCAACAGCGGCCCGCAGTGGGGTGCCTTCGAAGAGGAAGAAGAGGAGATCGAATCCGAGCTGGTCGAGTACGCCTGCTTCAAGGGGGATCGAGAGACCGTGCTACAGAACACGGCTGTCCAGTACCCGATGTTCACCGTGCTCCGCGACATCGCGGAGATCGCGGAAAAGGGCGCACTGACGGCCATCGTCGTCAACGAAGACGACGAACTCGAAGCCGTGCGGGTCGTCGACGGCGAACCCCAACCGGCGACGATCACGGTCACGGACGATCCGTCCGAGGAGCAGGACGGCAACGGCGTCGACTGGCGCAGCAACGAATTTATCAGCTAGTTGGCCGCTGTCGATTGTGCCGTTTCCTCGTCCAGCAACAGTCCGAACGTCTTTCGCTGTGCCGTCCGGAGGTGCTGGAGGAACGTCGTCTGCGAGACGCCCATGAGTTCCGCGATGTCCTCCCCGGTGTTCTCGCGCGGCCACTCGAAGAAACCACCGATGTAAGCCGTTCTGAGCGCCTCGAGTTGCCGGTCGGTCAGGTCGGTCTCGAGCTGGGAGCGGATCTCCTGGTCGGTTCTGGCCGACCGCTCGTGCTCGCGGCGGGCGAGCAGACTGATCCCGTCGTGAGCCGACGTCACCGACTCGACGAGCGATCGCACGTCCGTCCGCTGTGGGAACTCGACGGTCAGCCGTCCCGATCCGTCCTCGACGGTCTGACCGGTCACGACGCCGCCGTGATCGAGGAACGTCGATTCGACGCTGTCGTCGGTCAGATCCAGCCGGAAGAGACTGCCGCCGTCGTGATCGCAGACGAACGCGGCGTCCGCGACCGTGGGCACGTCCTCGACGGCGGCCTCGACGTCGGACCGGGGACACCCTGTCAGCGCGGCGTACGCGACGAGGTGGCCGTCCGGCGACCGAGTCAGTCGCTTCAGCGTCGCGTCGGCCGCAAGCGCCCGCGCGAGCGTCTCGAGTCCACCGGACTCCGAAAGCTGGAACTCCAGTTCGACGACGCTGTCGGCAAGCAGTGCCTGCTTGCTCTCGGTCGCGTTGATCGCGTAGGCGATCGTTCGCCCCAGATCGACCAGCACGCTCGTGTCGATCGCCTCGAACGCCCGCGGCTCGGTCGAAGCGACCTCCAGCCCTCCGTAGACGGTCCCGTCGTAGACCAGCGGCACGGCGGCGACCGACCGGTAGCCTCGATTTGCGAGCGCCGACAGCCACTCGGCGCTCGACGCGTCGTCGATCTCCTGGACGACCTGCGGGGTTTCAGTCCGGATCGCCTCCCGGAGGACGTCCTCGGCGTCGCTGTCGTTGTGTGCGCCGACGATCGCGCCGATCACGTCGTCGTCCACGCCGGCGTGTCGGCTGGCGCGCAGCGAGTCGTTGACCATGTTCCGCGTGCCGACCCAGGCGAGGCTGTACGGTCCGGCGTCGGCGAACTCCGCACAGACCGCGCGTTCGATCTCGCCGCGGCTCTCGGCCTGGACCAGGGCCTGATTGACGTCCCTGAGGATCCTGTTGGTGGTGTTCAGGCGCTGGAGCAGCTCGTTCTGGTGTTCGATCCGTTGCTCGCGCTCCTTTCGCTCCGTGACGTCGGTATCGACCGCGACGAACCGCTCAATCGCACCGCCCTCGTCGGTGATCGGCGCGATGGTCATGTCCACCCAGCACTGCTCGCCGTCCTTGCGCTCGTTGACGATTTCGCCCTCCCAGACCTCGCCGTCCCGTATCGTCTCCCACATCGACTCGTAGAACGCTTCGTCGTGTTCGTCGGACTTCCAGATCCGGGGGTTGCGGCCGACCACCTCGTCGCGGTCGTACCCGGTGAGCGTCTCGACCGCCGGATTGGCGTACTCGATCGTCCCGTCGGTGTCGGTGATGAAGATGCCGTGTCCGGCGTGACGAATCGCCTTCCGGAACCCCCGTAGCTGGTCGTTTTTCGCGGTGAGCCGATCCTTCGTCCGCTGTTCCTGGTGGACGTACTGGGAGAGATAGTAGACTGTCAGTACCGCGAGTCCGCTGACGATCAGACCGGGCAACTCCTCGATTCCGGGGCTCGCGACGGTCAGCGTCAGCGCCTGCCGGACGGCCATCAGCGTCAACATCAGCGTCAGGAAGCCGAATCGAAGGTCCCGAACCCGGTAGAGCAACAGCGCCGAGTAGCCGACGCCGGCGACCCGAAGCGAGACCGACAGCAGCGCGATCGCCACCGGGAACCAGTCGGTCACGACCGACCACCCCGTCCGTCCCCTCGTGCGTGCCAGTCCATACGTTACTGTTCCGGGCCGCGCCGATAAATGTCGCTCACTCGTTTTCAGTCGGTGGGACCGATCTGTATTGGCCCGTCTGTAATAAAAGGCCGAGCCCACCCAAGCGATATTGGTGGTACGCTCTCCCCGGTGTGCGTGCTATCTCTACGTGTATGTCACAGCATCGACCGGGCTGGTCGGGTGTCGACCCGTGAGCCAGTCTAACACGCCGGGCGTACCGGACGTAGACGCGATGGACGTAGATCGGATGGTCGAGACCGAACGCGAGGACCCCGAGTCGGTCCTCGCCGAAACCGACCACAGCACCGACCTCGGGCTGGCGATGGCCGAGGACGCCAAACGCGTCGGCCGGGGCGAACTCTCGAGCGAGCGGTTCTGGGCGAAATACGACGAGGCCGCCCGCGCGGAGTTCGGTGAGGCATACGAGGCCACGCCCAACCCCGCGGTCGACAGCGACGATCAGACCATCGACGAAGCGGCCGCCGAGGCGCTGTCGTGTTCGGTCGGCTCGATGGACTCGGTCGCCGCGGACCTCGACGGGTCGGAAGCCGCCGCGGCATCGGCGGCGGAACCCGAAACGGACGCCGGTTCGGACGACCCGACCTACGGGATGGTGATCGACCTCCAGAAGTGCGTCGGCTGTGACTCCTGTACGGTCGCCTGCAAGGCCGAGAACCGCACGCCACCGGGAGTCAGCTACAACGTCGTCATGGAGGAGGAACACGGGGAGTACCCCAACGTCTCCCGGACGAACGTCCCCAGACCGTGCATGCAGTGTACCAATCCCCCGTGCGTGCAGGTCTGTCCGGTCAGCGCGACCTACAAGATGGACAACGGCGTGGTCAACATCGACTACGAGCGCTGTATCGGCTGTCGGTACTGCATGATCGCCTGCCCGTACGGCGCGCGGTACTTCGACTTCGGGGAATCGTACGACGACGAGGTGATGGAGGCCGACGAGATCGACAGCCCCGAGTACGGGATCGACCGCGACGAGGACGGACGGGTCGAACCGGTCGGCAACGTCCGGAAGTGTTCCTTCTGTCACCACCGGCTGAACCGCGGCGAGGAACCGGCCTGCGTCGAGACCTGCATCGGCGACGCACGCAACGCCGGTAATCTCGACGATCCCGAGAGCGAGGTCGCACAGCTGGCCGACTCCGATCGGGCCTTCCAACTGAAAGAAGAGGGCGGCACCGACCCCAACGTCTACTACCTCAAGTAACCATGGCAGCAGAAACAGACACCGGTCGCCTGGAGTTCGACACCGACTTCGGCTTCGAGAGCGACCGGATACGGTACGGCTGGTACGGACTGCTCGCGATCCTGTTACTCGTGGGCGCGTACGCCGTCTATCTCCGGATCACGCAGGGGATGGCGAGCACGAACCTGACGAGTACGACCCCGTGGGGCGCGTGGGTCGCCTTCTACATCTACTTCGTCGGCCTCTCGGCCGGCGCGTTCCTGGTGAGCACGCTCTCGAACGTTTTCGGGATGGCGGGCATGGAAAAGGTCGACCGCGACGCGCTGTTCGCGGCGGCGATCAGTATGGCCGTCGCCCTACTCTTCGTCTGGATCGACCTCGGGCGGATGGACCGGATGTACTACCCGTTCATCTGGCGACAGGTCACGTCGCCGCTGGCGTGGGAGGTCCACGCCTACGTGGCCTACATCGCGGTGCTGGTGACCGAGCTGTACTTCGCGATGCGAGTCGATCTGGCCCGGCTGGCAACGAGGGTCAGCGGCTGGCGCGGGACGCTGTATCGCGTCCTGACGCTGGGACGGACCGACACCGGCGAGCACGCACGCGAGCGCGACGAGACGTGGCTCAAACGCGTCGGTATCCTCGGGATCCCGCTGGCGATCTTCCTGGTCCACGGCGGGACGGGCGTGCTGTTCGCGGTCGCGAAGGCCCGCCCCTACTGGAACAGTGGCCTGTTCCCGATCATCTTCGTCGTCTCCGCGATCGTCAGCGGGGCGGCGCTGGTGATGGCGCTGTACGTGCTCCGAGGCAAGGTTCTCGGCGGGGACCTCGATCGGTCGCTGCTGGATCGGCTCGCGAAGCTGACGGCCGCGTTCGTGCTCGTCGATCTGGCCTTCTTTTTGATCGACATGCTGATCGCGCTCAACAGCCTCCACCCCCACGACGTCGAGACCTGGCTGCTGGTGTTGACCGGCGAGATGGCCTGGTCGTTCTGGCTCGTGATGGCCGGACTCGGCTGGGTCGTCCCGCTCGCGCTCCTCTCGAAGCGATCCTGGCGTCGAACGCCCGCACTGATGGCGCTGGCGGCGCTCAGCGTCGTCGTCGGCATCGTCGGCGTCCGGTTCAACATCGTCGTCCCGCCGCTGATCGTCCCCGTGATGGGGGGGCTGCCGGCGGGCGAGTACTTCCCGACGCTCGTCGAGTGGACGAGCAGTCTCGGAATCGTCGCGGTCGGGCTTGCGCTGTACACGCTCGGCGTCGAACTGCTTCCCCTCGAACCCCTCGGTGATGACCAATGAGCACTGACGACACCACTGACGACGCATCGAACACGACAGACGACCGATCGGTCTCCAGACGCGAGTTCGTCGCCGCCGTCGGCGGAATAGGCGCGGTCTCGCTGTCGACGAGCGCCACGATGAGCGGGCTCGATCTGGCCTCGCTGTGGGAAGACGACCCCCAGCACTACGTCGGCACCGACTACGGCGACTACGAGGCCAGCGACGTCCTCTATACGACCTGCGGGCAGTGCAACACGTTCTGCCCGATCAAGGTCCGGCTGGCCGACGATAGCGGGAACGGGGGATACACCTCACTGATCCGCAAACTGGCGGGCAACCCCTACTCGTTTCTCAACACGCAGCCGTTCTCGCAGGTTCCCTACAGCAGCGACCCCGAAGACGTTGCGACGGGCGACCTCGAGGGGACCGGCGACGTGGACGGCGACCGCTGGTCGCTGTCGGGCGGCCGGATGTGCCTGAAAGGCCAGGCCGGCATCCAGACCGCCTTCGACGCCTACCGCGTGCGCAAGCCGATGAAACGCGTCGGCGAACGCGGCAGCGAGGAGTGGCAGACCATCTCCTGGGAGCAGGCCATCGAGGAGATCGTCGAGGGCGTCGACGGCGAGCACGTCAGCCACGACGGCCTCCGGGAGATGTACGGATACGCCCCGGAAGACGAGGTCATGGACGACTGGGAGGCCGTCCGGAACGGCGAGATGGACAAGGCGACCTTCGACGAGAGATACGAGGACGCCCTGATCGACACGGACCATCCCGACCTCGGCCCGAAGGCCAACCAGATCGTCGACGTGGGCGGGTTCCGCCGGAACTTCATCCGGACCCGGCTCTGGAAGCAGGGGCTGGGCTCGGTCAACAGCCACCACCACGCCGGGACCTGCGGGTTCTCCAGCGTCCTGGGCAACGTCCGATCGTACGGCGCGGGCAAGAAACGCCAGTACCCCGACATCGAGAACACGGAGTACCTCATCGTCTGGGGGACCAACCCGATGGTCGCCAACAAGGGGCCGACCTGGCTCGCGCCCAAACTCACCAACGCCATCCAGGACGGCATGCGGATGGACGTGATCGACCCGCGGATGTCAAAGACCGCCGAGAAGGCCGAGCAGTGGGTGCCCGTCGATCCGGGCTCGGACGCGGCGCTGGCGCTGGGCATGGCCCGCTGGATCATCGAACACGACCGCCACGATCTGGCGTACCTCCGCAATCCCGACAGCGGGGCTGCCGAGGCCGACGACGAACCCACCTGGAGCGACGCGACGCATCTCGTGGCCGTCGAGGAAGACGCCCAGCCGAAGGCCCGGGCGGGCGATCTCGGC
This window of the Halapricum desulfuricans genome carries:
- a CDS encoding type II toxin-antitoxin system VapC family toxin: MLYLDNSVLRKATDDPPDPAVAAYLRANSGDSWAIPATVAWEYLDFFDSRSRRRRERQYLEWAFQEVAPLTLDVAEEAAELSRLLAKQGVSLDAADLLHAAIARANSGTFVTADAADFDKPEIHQLVDVDVIGVTNT
- a CDS encoding antitoxin VapB family protein translates to MSTSIRISEKTKRKLEAVKRDDETFDELLDRIVVDRTEADVEHLLGRAGAGIDEHMKRKNEELSESLANDPNRD
- a CDS encoding deoxyuridine 5'-triphosphate nucleotidohydrolase gives rise to the protein MFRSGRFVAEHLDSVAPEQVQPNGVDLTLDAVFEQVSPGRIGTDGKEIGDREEIDADDGVYHLPPGGYVVRYADLIRIPEDHIGFLYPRSSLLRNSCMLDTAVWDAGYVGRGEGLLEVYHDIELEAGARIAQLVLAEADHEGTYEGSYHGENIE
- a CDS encoding aconitate hydratase — translated: MGQTLTEKILSDHLVEGELEPGEEIGIEIDQVLTQDTTGTLVWLQFEALDLDEVQTELAAQYCDHQTYQFDFKNTDDHRFLRSAAGKFGAHFSRPGNGICHNVHKENFAAPGKTMLGSDSHTPTPGGLGELAIGAGGLDVSVAMGGGAYYIDMPEIVNVRLEGELPEWATAKDVILELLRRLSVKGGVGKVLEYTGPGVETLSVPERTTITNMGTELGATTSIFPTDEKTRDYLERLGRGEDYEEIGPDEDAEYDDEIVVDLSELEPLIAEPSMPDNVVPVREAAGQDVEQVIIGSCTNGGYEDILPAAKMLEDREVNKTTEMIVAPGSKQASEMLARDGWASELMAAGVNFSESTCGACIGIGHVPASDSVSLRTFNRNFEGRSGLEDDNVYLCSPEVAAAAAIKGEIVDPRDLADELGDLEAPGFEMPDVYDGSKADLIAPDEAVDDELVKGPNIGGVPLKDPLDAHLEGPALLKMDDNITTDHIIPATQDILMYRSNIPKLSEFTLSRVDESFADRALESDGGFLVAGENYGQGSSREHAALCPMYLGVEGVLAQSFARIHKANLFNFGLLPLEIDEDTYQKIEQGDDIEIVDNVDEAVRSGQEAFTIRVNDEWEATGYLDASEREREILADGGKLPHTKKQYEQDSSGAPADD
- a CDS encoding DUF7110 family protein — translated: MTSRVYRLHSTLELPLEDVYSYFEEPDLPEEIEDVEITRRNNTLILSAVATDSSISKYTPTAQLKASVTENRVYEEDPEEMDGGPPSRSNSGPQWGAFEEEEEEIESELVEYACFKGDRETVLQNTAVQYPMFTVLRDIAEIAEKGALTAIVVNEDDELEAVRVVDGEPQPATITVTDDPSEEQDGNGVDWRSNEFIS
- a CDS encoding bacterio-opsin activator domain-containing protein: MTDWFPVAIALLSVSLRVAGVGYSALLLYRVRDLRFGFLTLMLTLMAVRQALTLTVASPGIEELPGLIVSGLAVLTVYYLSQYVHQEQRTKDRLTAKNDQLRGFRKAIRHAGHGIFITDTDGTIEYANPAVETLTGYDRDEVVGRNPRIWKSDEHDEAFYESMWETIRDGEVWEGEIVNERKDGEQCWVDMTIAPITDEGGAIERFVAVDTDVTERKEREQRIEHQNELLQRLNTTNRILRDVNQALVQAESRGEIERAVCAEFADAGPYSLAWVGTRNMVNDSLRASRHAGVDDDVIGAIVGAHNDSDAEDVLREAIRTETPQVVQEIDDASSAEWLSALANRGYRSVAAVPLVYDGTVYGGLEVASTEPRAFEAIDTSVLVDLGRTIAYAINATESKQALLADSVVELEFQLSESGGLETLARALAADATLKRLTRSPDGHLVAYAALTGCPRSDVEAAVEDVPTVADAAFVCDHDGGSLFRLDLTDDSVESTFLDHGGVVTGQTVEDGSGRLTVEFPQRTDVRSLVESVTSAHDGISLLARREHERSARTDQEIRSQLETDLTDRQLEALRTAYIGGFFEWPRENTGEDIAELMGVSQTTFLQHLRTAQRKTFGLLLDEETAQSTAAN
- a CDS encoding 4Fe-4S dicluster domain-containing protein, which translates into the protein MDVDRMVETEREDPESVLAETDHSTDLGLAMAEDAKRVGRGELSSERFWAKYDEAARAEFGEAYEATPNPAVDSDDQTIDEAAAEALSCSVGSMDSVAADLDGSEAAAASAAEPETDAGSDDPTYGMVIDLQKCVGCDSCTVACKAENRTPPGVSYNVVMEEEHGEYPNVSRTNVPRPCMQCTNPPCVQVCPVSATYKMDNGVVNIDYERCIGCRYCMIACPYGARYFDFGESYDDEVMEADEIDSPEYGIDRDEDGRVEPVGNVRKCSFCHHRLNRGEEPACVETCIGDARNAGNLDDPESEVAQLADSDRAFQLKEEGGTDPNVYYLK
- the nrfD gene encoding NrfD/PsrC family molybdoenzyme membrane anchor subunit gives rise to the protein MAAETDTGRLEFDTDFGFESDRIRYGWYGLLAILLLVGAYAVYLRITQGMASTNLTSTTPWGAWVAFYIYFVGLSAGAFLVSTLSNVFGMAGMEKVDRDALFAAAISMAVALLFVWIDLGRMDRMYYPFIWRQVTSPLAWEVHAYVAYIAVLVTELYFAMRVDLARLATRVSGWRGTLYRVLTLGRTDTGEHARERDETWLKRVGILGIPLAIFLVHGGTGVLFAVAKARPYWNSGLFPIIFVVSAIVSGAALVMALYVLRGKVLGGDLDRSLLDRLAKLTAAFVLVDLAFFLIDMLIALNSLHPHDVETWLLVLTGEMAWSFWLVMAGLGWVVPLALLSKRSWRRTPALMALAALSVVVGIVGVRFNIVVPPLIVPVMGGLPAGEYFPTLVEWTSSLGIVAVGLALYTLGVELLPLEPLGDDQ